Proteins from a genomic interval of Garra rufa chromosome 4, GarRuf1.0, whole genome shotgun sequence:
- the epyc gene encoding epiphycan, whose product METLRLMCGLLVLCVVAASPRRYARQAELDNYDNNNVDLDLNVDGDDVYDYYDGIDEPQIEIGTLSPDEDIDPSHHASLEEEEEEVEHEEQRTVEGREDKEIPIRPQLIPSGAGESETLMGPSAQGEEELRLTPIDILQISGDISGSGDLGSGDLIDDIASGSGEPLSSGGSGASGDISGSVDSEDLGSGVSGISGSGIILISGGEEELHLTLETIPHEASGDFEESGISWESEASGLPEVSGEPSASGVLEESGEPVGSGIPEVSGEPGVSGVPDFSGESGASGIPEVSGEPGVSGVPDFSGESGVSGVSKISGESGASGLPELSGESGASEVPELSGESGASGVPECSGEPGLPDISGEAGLSGEPLISGVPEASGESGTSGLPDMSGEPVISGVPDISWEPEISGVPDISEEPEISVLPVVTEKPGPFDQFEEPRVPEEGKQPEVTVESGESGSTEESGVTEAPVVTTEILIPDLDEEEEILLTTPTTPLEGTGGDIGSGIPDIDTDIDTNTPGMGTCMLCTCLVGSVYCDDLKLDRVPPLSKETTHFYARYNKIARIGKSDFANLNKLKRIDLTSNGISRIDDDAFFGLPALEELILRENSIRQLPALPPPMTLIDASHNQLGSTGIQREAFKDMPGLLYLYLTDNNIDHIPVPLPNSLRSLHLQNNNIQMMHEDTFCNPHDLNYIRNALEDVRLDGNPINLSRTPQAYICLPRIPVGALI is encoded by the exons ATGGAAACGCTGAGGTTGATGTGTGGACTCCTGGTCCTGTGTGTGGTGGCAGCCTCTCCCCGCCGATACGCCAGACAAGCAGAACTAGATAACTATGACAACAACAATGTGGATTTAGACCTGAATGTGGATGGCGATGATGTCTATGACTATTACGATGGAATTGATGAACCACAG ATAGAGATTGGAACCTTGAGCCCTGATGAGGACATTGATCCTTCGCATCATGCCTCACtggaggaggaagaagaggaggTGGAGCATGAAGAACAGAGGACAGTTGAGGGGAGAGAAGACAAGGAAATACCCATAAGGCCTCAGCTTATTCCATCAGGCGCTGGGGAGTCAGAGACTCTGATGGGCCCTAGTGCACAGGGAG AGGAGGAGCTTCGTCTGACGCCCATTGACATCCTTCAGATTTCTGGGGACATATCGGGTTCTGGTGACTTGGGCTCTGGAGACTTAATTGATGACATAGCTTCCGGTTCTGGGGAGCCTTTGAGCTCTGGAGGTTCTGGGGCCTCTGGTGACATTTCAGGTTCTGTGGACTCAGAGGACCTTGGTTCTGGAGTTTCTGGGATTTCTGGTTCAGGCATAATATTGATCTCAGGTGGAG AGGAGGAGCTCCACTTGACGCTTGAAACCATTCCACATGAGGCCTCTGGGGACTTTGAGGAATCTGGAATCTCTTGGGAGTCTGAAGCTTCTGGGTTACCTGAAGTGTCAGGAGAGCCTTCAGCCTCTGGGGTTCTTGAAGAATCTGGAGAGCCCGTGGGTTCTGGGATACCTGAGGTGTCAGGAGAACCTGGGGTCTCTGGGGTACCTGACTTCTCAGGAGAATCTGGGGCCTCTGGGATACCTGAGGTGTCAGGAGAACCTGGGGTCTCTGGGGTACCTGACTTCTCAGGAGAATCTGGGGTCTCTGGGGTATCTAAGATCTCAGGAGAATCTGGGGCCTCTGGGTTACCTGAGTTGTCAGGAGAATCTGGGGCCTCTGAGGTACCTGAGTTGTCAGGAGAATCTGGGGCCTCTGGGGTACCTGAGTGTTCAGGAGAACCTGGGCTTCCAGATATTTCAGGAGAGGCTGGGCTCTCTGGGGAACCTCTGATCTCTGGGGTGCCTGAGGCGTCTGGAGAGTCCGGGACCTCTGGGCTGCCTGACATGTCTGGAGAGCCTGTGATCTCTGGGGTACCTGACATATCTTGGGAGCCTGAGATCTCTGGGGTACCTGACATCTCTGAGGAGCCTGAAATCTCTGTGCTGCCTGTGGTCACTGAAAAGCCTGGACCCTTCGATCAGTTTGAAGAGCCTCGGGTCCCAGAGGAGGGTAAACAGCCTGAGGTCACTGTGGAGTCAGGAGAGTCTGGGAGCACAGAGGAGTCTGGGGTGACTGAGGCCCCAGTCGTCACCACTGAAATATTAATTCCTGACTTAGATGAAG AGGAGGAGATACTCCTAACTACCCCGACCACTCCCTTGGAGGGGACTGGGGGTGATATAGGGTCAGGGATACCCGATATTGACACAGATATTGACACAAATACACCAG GTATGGGTACCTGTATGCTCTGCACCTGTCTGGTCGGATCTGTGTACTGTGATGACCTCAAGCTGGACCGTGTTCCTCCACTCTCCAAAGAAACCACTCATTTCTATGCCCGCTACAACAAAATTGCTAGGATCGGCAAGTCTGACTTCGCCAACCTGA ATAAATTAAAGAGGATCGATCTGACTAGCAACGGCATTTCCAGGATTGATGATGATGCTTTCTTTGGCCTTCCTGCTCTGGAGGAGTTGATATTACGAGAGAATAGTATTAGACAACTTCCTGCTCTGCCCCCCCCCATGACCCTTATTGATGCCTCTCACAACCAGCTGGGCAGCACCGGCATTCAGAGAGAAGCTTTCAAG GACATGCCGGGGCTACTTTACCTTTACTTGACAGACAACAACATAGACCACATCCCAGTTCCCTTGCCTAACAGTCTGCGCTCTCTGCACCTACAG aataacAATATTCAAATGATGCACGAAGACACATTCTGCAATCCGCATGACTTGAATTACATCCGCAACGCTCTTGAGGATGTTCGCCTGGACGGTAATCCCATCAACCTCAGCAGAACCCCACAGGCCTACATATGTTTGCCACGTATCCCCGTTGGTGCCCTTATTTAA
- the kera gene encoding keratocan isoform X2 codes for MECLMVAFVALLLVGQVCSEEVPYEHLISQIQACPKECHCPPSFPNAVYCDNKSLKRIPDIPPYTWYLYLQNNLIDVLSADALRNATQLRWINLNRNKITSEGLEADALKAMSNLIHLYMEDNLLNSIPSPLPAKLEQLRLSRNRISKIPPGVFSGMDRLTLLDLQGNKLQDDAVTEVNLKGLNNLVQINLAKNQLNTMPLGLPPTTTQIFLDSNNIETIPAEYFKGLPKVVSLRLNRNKLGNGGLPKNVFNLSSILDLQLSHNQLTEIPVISSGLEHLHLDHNKIKSVNSSDICPPGALDDYLDEKSPRLRYLRLDGNEIKPPIPRELMMCFRLLRAIVI; via the exons ATGGAGTGTCTCATGGTTGCATTTGTGGCCCTACTTTTGGTCGGCCAAGTCTGTTCTGAAGAAGTTCCATATGAGCACCTTATCTCTCAGATCCAGGCTTGTCCTAAAGAATGCCACTGTCCTCCTAGTTTCCCCAACGCTGTTTACTGTGACAACAAGAGTCTGAAACGCATACCTGACATCCCTCCCTACACCTGGTACCTGTACCTCCAGAACAACCTGATTGATGTCCTGTCGGCCGACGCTCTGCGTAATGCCACACAACTAAGATGGATCAACTTGAATCGTAACAAAATCACAAGCGAAGGCTTGGAGGCAGATGCTCTAAAGGCTATGTCCAACCTCATACACCTTTACATGGAAGACAATTTGCTGAATTCCATTCCATCTCCTCTTCCTGCCAAATTAGAGCAGTTACGGCTTTCCCGAAACAGAATCTCAAAGATCCCACCTGGTGTTTTCTCTGGAATGGACCGTCTCACCTTGCTGGATCTGCAAGGCAACAAGCTACAGGATGATGCAGTAACTGAGGTCAATCTGAAAGGCCTCAACAACTTGGTCCAAATCAATTTAGCAAAGAATCAGCTCAACACCATGCCCCTTGGCCTACCACCCACAACCACACAGATCTTTTTGGACAGCAACAACATTGAGACTATTCCGGCTGAATACTTCAAGGGTCTTCCCAAAGTGGTGTCTCTCAGGCTCAACCGTAATAAGCTGGGTAATGGAGGCCTCCCAAAAAATGTGTTTAACCTTTCCAGCATCCTGGATCTACAGCTTTCTCACAACCAGCTCACAGAGATACCTGTTATCTCTTCCGGCCTGGAGCACCTGCATCTGGATCACAATAAGATCAAGA GTGTGAATAGTTCTGACATCTGTCCACCTGGTGCACTCGATGACTACCTTGATGAGAAGAGTCCACGTCTCCGTTATCTTCGCCTTGATGGTAATGAGATCAAACCCCCTATTCCTCGAGAGCTGATGATGTGTTTCCGTCTCCTCAGGGCTATTGTCATATAA
- the dcn gene encoding decorin, with product MKSACLSLLLVSVCWALPFRQSGFMDFMMEDEAGSGVPMPPTRRPPVQMPPLLPELPDGPICPFRCQCHLRVAQCSDLGLKNVPEKIPVDTTLLDLQNNKISEIKENDFKGLKSLQTLILVNNKITAIHAKAFSSLINLERLYLSKNLLKDVPANIPKSLQELRIHENQINKIKKSSFAGMANVIVMVH from the exons ATGAAATCGGCCTGTCTCTCCCTGCTTTTGGTGTCCGTATGTTGGGCTCTGCCCTTCCGTCAGTCCGGCTTCATGGACTTCATGATGGAGGACGAAGCGGGCTCAGGCGTTCCCATGCCTCCGACTCGTAGACCACCCGTTCAGATGCCTCCTCTGCTCCCCGAGCTACCTGATGGACCTATCTGCCCCTTCCGGTGCCAGTGCCATCTGCGAGTGGCCCAGTGTTCTGATCTAG GTTTGAAGAACGTTCCAGAAAAAATTCCAGTTGATACCACTCTCCTGGATTTGCAGAACAACAAGATCTCAGAGATCAAAGAAAACGACTTCAAAGGCCTGAAGAGTCTCCAA acacTCATCCTGGTCAACAACAAGATCACCGCCATTCATGCCAAGGCCTTTTCTTCTCTGATCAATCTGGAGAGACTTTACCTGTCTAAGAATCTCCTGAAGGATGTTCCTGCAAACATACCGAAAAGTCTTCAGGAGCTGCGCATTCACGAGAACCAGATTAACAAGATAAAGAAGTCCTCCTTTGCCGGCATGGCCAATGTCATCGTCATGG TACATTAA
- the LOC141332802 gene encoding uncharacterized protein has protein sequence MNIILYRMILYNPCTLLAHRSSTLCVPSVYQELKNPPPGVSVNPTNWPWFSLMDDAMEGRLAGSEVTLDTSTVGDDSEYRPNNTTRRRSKRAREPDRSEIELFVEEDDMMSEEMGRDRAELDRDRDEMEHERAILESDKAAIEYERMVLEREKMVLDRERAGVERELAALDRDRASLEREKAAVERDRASVEYIRAQLEKERAILDRERAKLERERAILEQQRGTEKVEQTANLNDNTEGTDTSIPLVMEPASLERRQKFLNLFEKLIENF, from the coding sequence ATGAACATCATACTGTATCGTATGATACTCTACAACCCTTGCACTCTGCTTGCTCATCGCTCATCAACTCTTTGTGTACCTTCTGTGTATCAGGAACTGAAAAATCCCCCACCTGGCGTCTCGGTGAACCCAACAAACTGGCCGTGGTTCTCCCTCATGGACGACGCCATGGAAGGTAGACTCGCAGGAAGTGAAGTCACTCTAGACACTTCTACAGTGGGCGACGACAGCGAATATCGGCCGAACAACACCACACGCAGGAGAAGCAAAAGAGCGCGTGAGCCGGACAGAAGCGAGATTGAGCTGTTCGTCGAAGAAGATGACATGATGTCCGAAGAGATGGGACGAGACAGGGCTGAGCTGGACAGAGACAGAGACGAGATGGAGCACGAGAGAGCCATCCTAGAGAGCGACAAAGCCGCTATTGAATACGAGAGAATGGTCCTGGAACGGGAAAAGATGGTTTTAGATCGAGAAAGAGCGGGAGTGGAACGAGAACTCGCAGCATTGGACCGAGACAGGGCCTCTCTAGAGAGAGAAAAGGCCGCTGTGGAGAGAGACAGGGCCTCTGTGGAGTACATCCGAGCTCAGCTAGAAAAGGAAAGAGCGATTCTTGACAGAGAAAGGGCAAAGCTTGAACGAGAGCGTGCCATCCTAGAGCAGCAGCGTGGGACGGAGAAAGTGGAGCAGACGGCTAATCTAAATGATAATACAGAAGGAACTGATACCTCAATTCCCTTAGTGATGGAACCGGCTTCCTTAGAAAGGAGGCAGAAATTCCTCAACCTGTTTGAAAAGCTCATCGAGAACTTCTAA